ACACTCCGATACATTGTGATGCCAGTACCATATCTCCTCGCTCGTGTCTACCATGAAGTAAACATACTCTTTTGCGCTTCGCGCAACGGCATTTCATCCCTGTGGCAAGACCACAGGGAGTTCATGCCGGGGTCATTAAAAGATCCTTGTTTTATCATTTCTGTAGCGCAATATTTCACCGGGTTTTTAATAATTTTTTTAGTGTAATCTGTCAAATCAAAATCAGAAACCATTTTTTTTAAAGTCCAATAGGTAAAGTGAGTCTCGTAATAATAATTTCCTTTTCCCAGCATTTTAAGATAAAGATGCGCCCATGATTTTGGAACTACAGTCAGCAGAGGGAGGCGGTATTCGCCATCCTTCCATACTAATCTGTTTCCCGCTGCAAAGTAACATACTCCGCCAGGTTTTAGAAGTCTGCTTATTTCATGAAGCATTTTTTTTGTATCCGGTACGTGCTCATATACGTTGGCACAAAAAATTACATCAAAATTATTTGCAGGCAGTTTTGTATTCATGGCATCAGCAACAAAAAATTTCGAATTATTATTTTCCTTGTTTGCTTCAGCATATATAACCGCTGGCTCGTCAATATCTACGCCAGTAATATTTTTAAAATGAGGGGCGTAATAATTAGTCATTATTCCGGTTGAGCAGCCTATATCAAGAGCAGTAAGGTTATTCAACTCTCCCAAATAGTCTCTTAATACAGAAATAGCTTTGTTTGCTTTTTGCAGACGTCCGGTTTTATTGTACATATCATCGGCATACATCTCTGAAAACCCTAACTGGTAGGTATGCTTTTCTGTGACAGATTCTGTTTGAACTTCCATAAAATAAATTATTGGGTAAAAATAATAATTTTGCACCGTATATTCGAATAACATCAGGTGATAAATACAAAAAGATCTTCTTTAATCGGCTTAGCGATTGCCTTACTTTTGCTTTTATGCGTTGCTTATTCCAATCACTTCAGCAATGGTTTTGAGTTTGATGATTCGCATACCATTGTAAATAA
This region of Bacteroidota bacterium genomic DNA includes:
- a CDS encoding class I SAM-dependent methyltransferase, which gives rise to MEVQTESVTEKHTYQLGFSEMYADDMYNKTGRLQKANKAISVLRDYLGELNNLTALDIGCSTGIMTNYYAPHFKNITGVDIDEPAVIYAEANKENNNSKFFVADAMNTKLPANNFDVIFCANVYEHVPDTKKMLHEISRLLKPGGVCYFAAGNRLVWKDGEYRLPLLTVVPKSWAHLYLKMLGKGNYYYETHFTYWTLKKMVSDFDLTDYTKKIIKNPVKYCATEMIKQGSFNDPGMNSLWSCHRDEMPLREAQKSMFTSW